The nucleotide window ACGATCGGCACCAACCTCGCCCCGTTCGTGCCGACCGAGGCACTTGGCGTGGTCCTGCTCCTGAAAGCCTTCGCCGCGGGCTGCTCGGCGCTCACCGGGGTCGAAGCGATCGCCAACGGCGTGCCGGCGTTCCGAACCCCCGCAGCCAAACGGGCCCAGCACACCGAACTCGGGCTGGGCATCCTGCTGGGATCGATGCTCATCGGGCTCGGCGCGCTGATCAAGCTGCACCACGTCGTACCGCGCGGCGATGTCACGACCCTGGCGCAGTTGTCCGCCGCCGCATTCGGGACCGGCTGGCCGTTCTACGTCACCAACGTGACGGTCACGCTCGTACTCGGCTTCGCGGCCAACACCAGCTTCGGGGGGCTTCCCGTCCTGATGAGCCTGCTCGCCAAGGACAACCGCCTACCGCATCTGTTCGCGCTCCGCGCCGAACGTCCGGTCTTTCGATACGGTGTCTTCGCGCTCGCCCTGCTCGCCGCGATTCTGCTGCTGGCCATCGGTGCCGACACCCAACGCCTGCTCCCGCTGTTCGCGATCGGCGTGTTCATCGGGTTCACGATCAGCCAGGTCGGTCTCGTACGGCACTGGCGTGATACCCGCGGTCCCGGCTGGCTGCGCCGCGCGGCGTTGAACGGGACCGGCGCGGTCCTCACCGCCATCGCCGCGGTCGTCTTCCTGGCCAGCAAGTTCACCGAGGGCGCCTGGCTGTTGCTGATCATCATTCCGGCACTGATCCTGCTGTTCACCCGCATCGAGCACTACTACGACTACGTGGGCCACCAACTCGGCCTCGGCGAGCCGATCCCGCCGCCGACGGGTGCGACGCCGCCGACTGAGACCGACCGAGGGTCGATCGTCGTCGTCCCCGTGGTGTCCGTCAGCCGGCTGTCCCAGTTCGCGCTGCAGGTGGCCTTCCGACTCGGCGGTGAGGTAGTGCCGATTGCTGTGGGCATCGACGCCGACGCGACGCGGGAGCTCTGCGCCCAATGGGAGCGATGGCTGCCCGCTGTGGAGCTGCGAATACTGCCGAGCCCGCACCGCACGCTCGTCACACCGATAGTCGGCTACGTCCAGCACCAGCTCGACGCCGGCCGCCAGGTCGCCGTGCTACTCGCCGAGGTCGAACCCCGGCGCCGGCGATACCGGCTACTTCACAACCAGCGTGGACTTGTGCTCGCCGCCGCGCTGCGCTCCCGCACCGACGCGGTCGTCGCCGTCGTTCCGTACCGGCTCACCTGACGGCGACCACGCGGCAGGTCCCGGCACCGCGTCCGACCACGAGGCTCCCGTGCGTGCGCGGTTCCAGCAATACGCCGATACCGCGACCGATCGCACGATCACCACGCCAACGGCGACCGCGACCAGGGTCAGAAGACGCCCACCGTCCACCAGCCCGTGCCAGCGCAGGACGCCCAACCGGTCGACGAGAAAGCCGTTCAGACACAGCCAGGAAAATCCGGCCGCGAACAGGGCGACCGGCAGGGAACCGAGCACGGCGACGACGGCGGTCGCGGCGGCGAGGACTCCGAGATCGGACGCAGCGTCCACATGCAGGCCCAGGGCGACCAGCAGCGCAGTCACGACGGAGATCAGGAAGAAACCACCCGCGATCCCCAGACCGGTGGTCAGCGCCGGCTCCCGCCACCGCGGATCGTCCGCGCGCGACAGCACCGGTCGGCTGAGTCCGGGACGCTGCATGTGCAACTGATCGGCCACGTGACCAGTGCACTACTGCCGGACCTCGCGGGGCGGAATTCTCACACCATTGTTACGGCGGAGGCCGAAATATTTACGTCCCATTAACGCGGGCCCGTATCGGCGCATCCAGCTCGGGCGGGCTGCATCGATCCACCTGAGCGTAGCCTCGTCTGTTATCGACGACAACGAGGCGAGCGGCATCGAGCGGGCCGTCTTCGGGACCGGCAAGCGCGACCAGATCGACGACTGGCTCGCCCGGCACCTGCGAGCCCGACTCGGCGTCGATCTCTCCCGCATCCTGCTCCGTACCGGACGAATCGCCGCGGTCTATGGCGGCGCGCTCAGCGACGGACGGCAGGTCGCGATCAAGGTTCACCGCGACCCTGCTG belongs to Mycobacteriales bacterium and includes:
- a CDS encoding APC family permease, with amino-acid sequence MTDQRASKLAEHIPDRRVRQEHRDDAHKLTALGGLAALSLDALSSVAYGPEAIVVTLVAAGAAAVRFTLPITVAITLLLLVLVISYRQVIAVYPDGGGAYAVAKSNLGPRISLLAAASLVVDYVLTVAVSLAAGAASLASVFPSLAHHLLAIALIGLVILTVLNLIGIAESAKALMLPTVVFILAIVSTIVIGLLRSHPVATIGTNLAPFVPTEALGVVLLLKAFAAGCSALTGVEAIANGVPAFRTPAAKRAQHTELGLGILLGSMLIGLGALIKLHHVVPRGDVTTLAQLSAAAFGTGWPFYVTNVTVTLVLGFAANTSFGGLPVLMSLLAKDNRLPHLFALRAERPVFRYGVFALALLAAILLLAIGADTQRLLPLFAIGVFIGFTISQVGLVRHWRDTRGPGWLRRAALNGTGAVLTAIAAVVFLASKFTEGAWLLLIIIPALILLFTRIEHYYDYVGHQLGLGEPIPPPTGATPPTETDRGSIVVVPVVSVSRLSQFALQVAFRLGGEVVPIAVGIDADATRELCAQWERWLPAVELRILPSPHRTLVTPIVGYVQHQLDAGRQVAVLLAEVEPRRRRYRLLHNQRGLVLAAALRSRTDAVVAVVPYRLT